Proteins encoded within one genomic window of Episyrphus balteatus chromosome 1, idEpiBalt1.1, whole genome shotgun sequence:
- the LOC129908323 gene encoding uncharacterized protein LOC129908323 produces the protein MTGKKRQASPKKNADLENLIHQRLQIKNNIIRIKTGLEERTLSLNPIELECRLDILNSYIDQLMNCQSEIESIDRNDDSRGELEDICVGAKALLISHVNKRRKSSAVDYSFSNPHHSRLPKMSLPKFSGKYSEYKNFISLFESLVDNDPILPDIEKFNHLISCLSGAALGTVKAFQITEQNYPKALASLKKVYDNNSQVRASIRKKDYEISWRPSSDKLNLIICSI, from the exons atGACGGGCAAGAAACGGCAGGCATCACCAAAAAAGAATGCAGATCTTGAGAATTTAATTCATCAGcgattacaaattaaaaataatataattcgCATTAAAACGGGTCTTGAAGAAAGAACTTTATCGTTAAATCCAATCGAATTAGAATGTCGATTagatattttaaattcatatattGACCAATTAATGAATTGTCAGTCGGAAATAGAATCCATTGATCGAAATGATGATTCCCGCGGTGAATTGGAAGACATTTGTGTTGGTGCAAAAGCACTACTAATTTCACATGTCAACAAAAGACGAAAGTCGAGTGCAGTTGACTATTCTTTTAGCAACCCACACCATTCACGACTTCCAAAAATGTCTTTACCTAAATTCAGCGGCAAATACTCTGAGTATAAAAATTTCATCAGCCTTTTCGAAAGTTTAGTAGACAACGATCCAATTCTTCCGGATATTGAAAAGTTCaaccatttaatttcttgtttatCTGGTGCAGCTTTAGGAACAGTTAAGGCGTTCCAAATTACCGAACAAAACTATCCGAAAGCACTGGCGAGTTTAAAGAAAGTCTACGACAATaatt ctcaAGTAAGAGCATCAATTCGTAAAAAAGATTACGAAATTTCATGGCGTCCGAGCAGTGACAAATTAAatctaataatttgttcaatttaa